GAGGCCCCGCTTCTCCGCGAGGTAGAGGTAGTTCTTGTCCAGTGTGTTCTTCGCGCCGAAGCGGCACCCCGTCATGCAGGCGCCACAGAAGTTGCAGCCGGTGCGCTCCGGGCCCTCGCCACCGAAGAACGGGTCCGGCACCGTCTCCCCGGGCTTGCCGAAGTAGATGGCCACCGTCGTGGGCTGGTGGTCCTCTCGCCCCATCTCCTTGCCCACCTGCTGGATGATCTCGTCCGGCAGCGTGCGCATCGGGTTCACCACCGCCCCGAGCATCTTCCGCGCCGTGGCGTAGTGCGGCGCCAGCTCCGTCTTCCAGTCCGCCAGGTGTCCCCAGGAGCGCGCCTGGAAGAAGTCGTCCTTCGGGATGGGCAGCGTGTTCGCGTAGACCAGCGAGCCTCCCCCGACTCCCACTCCCGAGAGCACCGTGACGTGGCGGAAGAACGTCATCTTGAACAGGCCGCGCCACCCCATCTGCGGCATCCACAGCCACCGCTTCAGGTCCCAGTTCGTCTTGGGGAAGTCCTTCGCCTGCAGGCGCCGGCCCTTCTCCAGCATCACCACCCGGTAGCCCTTCTCCGTCAGGCGCAGCGCGCTCACGCTCCCGCCAAATCCCGAGCCGATGATCAGCCAGTCGCAGTCGAACTCCATCTCGCGTCCTCTCCCTCTGTGGGGCTCCTGCACAGCGTATAAGGACCGCTCCAGATGCGCTCTTTGGCCCGGCTGGGGAGCACTCGGACGGCCGTGGATCCGTGAGCCACGATACCCTCACCCCGTCCCTCTCCCGAAGGGAGAGGGGAAGTGGGGGACGATGTCACTCGGGGGTGCTCAGTTTCTGGCGGGCCGCTTCCCGGCGCTTCGCTCGCACCTTGCCCGCGATGTTGAGCAGCAGCTTGTCTCTTTCCCAGCGCTCGAGCGTGGGCTCGTCCACTCGCTCCCAGAGCGGTCCCAGCTCCTCTACCCTTCTCCGGCACAGGTCGATCGCCCCGCCCAATGCCAGGTGCACCGCTGGTGAGGTCGGGTCCGATTGCGCGAGTCCTCGCATCGTCACCGCCAGGGCGAGCAGTTCTTCCCGCACCTCGTCCGCCCAGCCCGAGCGCCGCGCCACCTGCAGGAGCCAGCCGAGTACCGCCGCGAACACGTGGCAGTCCTCCACCGTGCGGAACGGTTTGACGTAGCGCGCATAGCCATCCCCGGGCAGCACGTCTTCGGGTGCCACCTCCACCTCGTGCAGCACCAGCTCGGCGTGGGGTACTTCCGGAACGAAGGGCGGTGGCGGCAGCTCGGTGAGCGTCACTCCCGGCCGGCGCGAGTCGAGCCGCACCAGCCGAAGCCGGTTGCGCCCCTGCTCGTCCTGTCCCTCGGTGGCCACCACCAGCAGCACGTCCGCCGCGGTGCCCAGGGTGACGAAGGCCTTGGTCCCCTCCAGTCGCAGAGGCCCCGCTCCAGAGCCGGTGAGCCGGGTCTGCATGGCGGCGGGATGTCCGCCTCCAGCCTCGGTGACGCACAGCGCGTACCGGTGCTCGCGCGACAGTTGAGGGAACAAGGCGCGCAGCGCGGAGTGGTAGCCCGAGGCGAATGCGTAACCCAAACGGTCCGCCGCGAAGCCCCCGGCGAACGCCACGTCCACCGGAAGGGGGAAGCGCGAGGACAGGCTCAGGTGCCGCGCCCACCAGTCCTCGACGGACCCTAGCGGCGTGGGAGCGGGTGACTCGGTGAGGAGGAACCGCAGGAGCTCTTCCATGGGGCGCCCACTCTAATCCGAAGCGCGGCTCCTGCCCGTCCCCATGTGTCCGCGCATGCGGCCCGGCCTGGTCCGATGGCTAACGGCTCCCGCGGGCCCGGCGGCTCGATGTGGAGCGCGCGGTCTTCCTGGCGGCCGTGGTCTTCTTCCGGGCCACCCTCGCGGCGGGCGTGTTGGCCACGAACTGCTTGCCCTTGCGCGAGCCCGCGCGCTTCTTCGTGTCGGTGGCGAGCTTCTCGCTCTCGCTCATCCGCGCCCAGGCCTTCTTGGGCAGGTAGCGCGTGGTGGTGCGGCCACGGCGCGCCCGGGTGCCTCCCTCGCGCGTCTGCCACTCCTCCTTCGTCCAGGACTCGAGCGACTTCTGCTTCTCGTCCTTGCCGCCTCGGTAGCCGCCCCCGGCCTTCTTGTACTCCTGCGCGAGCAACTGGGACTTGCGGGCACTCCACTCGCCCCGCTTGCCCCCCTTGTCGCTGGCCTGGAGCTTCTTCTTGAGCCGCTCACGCAGCTCGGGGCGCGTGTACTTGCTCGCGGACGAGCGGGAACTCCGGGTACTGCTGCGAACACTCTTCCTGGCGGCCATGCTCATCCTCCCCCGCATCACGCGAGCGCAGAGGTGGGAATGGCCCCCCGGAACGGCAACCCGGGACACACACGGCCCGTGTACCCCAGGACACTCAGTCCTTGAACTCGGCCCACACCGGCGCGTGGTCCGAGGGCTGCTTGCCCTTGCGCGCCTCGCGATCCACGTCCGCCGCCACCAGCCGCTTCGCCATCGGCTCCGTCGCGAAGATGTGGTCGATGCGCAGCCCCTTGTTCTTCGGGAACGCCAGCATCCGGTAGTCCCACCAGCTGAACCGCTGCTCGTCCGGGTGCAGCTTGCGGAACGTGTCCGTCAGCCCGAACGCGCACAGCTCCTTGAGCGCGTTGCGCTCCTTCGTGGTGAAGAGCGTCTGCCCCTCCCACAGCGCCACGTCCCATACGTCGATGTTCTCCGGCGCCACGTTCCAGTCACCGCACAGCACCAGCGGCTCGCCCGGCTTATGCCGCGTGTCCAGGTAGCGCCGCAGCCGCCCGTACCACTGCAGCTTGTACTGGTACTGCTCCGAGTCCACCTCCTGCCCGTTCGGCGCGTACACGCTCAGCACCCGCACCCCGTTCACCGTCGCCGCGATCAGCCGCGAGTGCGTGTCGTCCACCCCGTCCGACAGGCCTCGCACCACGTCCGTCGGCTCCGTCTTCGCCAGGATGGCCACCCCGTTGTACGTCTTCTGCCCGTGCACCGCGGCGTGGTAGCCCGCCTCCCGCACGGCCTCCATCGGGAAGTCGGCTTCGGTGCACTTCAGCTCCTGCAGGCACACCACGTCCGGTTGCGCGCTCTTCAGCCAGTCCACCAGCCTGTCCAGGCGGGCACGCACCGAGTTCACGTTCCAGGCAGCGATCTTCATCCCGCCCAACGTCGCACGTCACTTCCTCCCCCGCCACGGTTTTTCCTTTTCCCCTCCGGTGTGTATCTCCCTGGGTCCTGTAGCGCACTGTGGCACCTCGGCCCACGGGCTCTCTGGAGCCCCGGGTGTGGCCCTCGGGCCGCACCGCGCCCGCCCGGGGAGCGGGGAGCCGTCCTCCCAGACCCTCACCCCGGCCCTCTCCCAGAGGGAGAGGGAGGCTGGCACGGGCATCGCAGTGGGCTCCTCCCGACAAGGAGTCACCATGAAGAACCTCATCCTCTCCGCCTGCTTCGCCGCTCTCTCCCTCACCGCCTGTGATGCGAGCCCGTTCCGGCGTTCCCAGGGACTCCGCCCCTCTTCCACCCCGCACCTCGCGGCCACCTCGCTCCCCTCACAGCAGCCCCGCGAGGTCGTCTCCCGCCAGGAGCTGCCCCTCACCATCGAGGACGTCCCCCTGCCGGACGAGGTCCCCGAGGTGCCCGTCGAGGACCTCGCTCCCGCCGAGCCCGCGGACTCGGTCGCGCTCCCCCACGAGCAGCACCTCTATCCCGTGGACCACCTCGCCCGGGCCCGCGCGCTTCGCGAGGAGGGTGACCTCTCCGGTGCCCTCACCGAGGCCCGCCGCGCCGTTCACGACGCCGCCGACGACATCGAGGCCGCCGAGAATGCCCTCGACGCCCTCATCCGCCTCGCCCGCCTCACCGGCCAGAAGCAGCTCGCCGCCGACGCGTACGCGGAGCTCTCCCGCCTCTACCCCGACGGCCCCGAGCCCCTCGTCGAGCAGGCCCGCCTCCTCCTGGAGCTCGGTGACACCGAGGGCGCCCTCCACTCCGCCGAGGCCGCCATCGAGCTCGACCCCGAGTACCCGGAGACCTACCAGGTCCTCGGCCGCGCCCACCTGTCCGCCGGCCAGCTCACCGAGGCCATCGCCCGCTTCAAACAGGCCGTGCACCTCGACCCGTACCACGGGTACGCGCTCAACAACCTCGGGCTGGCCTACCTGCACTCCGGCCAGGACACCCTGGCCGCCGAGGCGCTCGCCCAGGCCGCCTACCTGCTGCCCCACGTAGGCTATGTTCACAACAACCTGGGTCTGGCCTATGAGCGGCTCGGCCGCTACGAGGAGGCCCGTATGGCCTTCGACACCGCCACGCGCCTGTCGCCCAGGGACCTCAAGGCCCGCCTCAACCGGGACCGGCTCAACCACGAGACCGGGCGGGCGACCAGCCCCATTCCGGTTCCTCGCCCGCCGGTCTAACGTCGTCCCTCCTTTGTTGTCCCCGCGTCCCATGAACCCGGCCCGCGAGATGAGCTCCCAGCCCGAATCCCCGTCCCCCTCCTCCTCTCCGGTGCCCCCCTCGCCCCCGGCCCGTCCCGGCCTGGGGGCCCGGCTGTGGCGCTGGACGAAGCGGCTGCTCGTGCTGGGCGCCGTGGGCCTGGTGCTGCTCGCGCTCGTCCTCGTGGGCGCCTACCTCTACTTCAGCCGCGACCTGCCCTCGCCCGAGGCGCTGCGCACCTACGCCCTGCCCCAGGTCACCAAGGTGCGGTGCGCCGACGGCTCCGTGTGCGCCGAGTTCTTCATGCCCCAGGGGCGCCGCACCGTCGTGGACATCAAGAAGCTGCCGCCCCACGTGCGCAACGCCTTCCTCGCCGCCGAGGACGCCGACTTCTACAAGCACGAGGGCCTCGACTTCATCGGCATGTTCCGCGCCGGCGTGAAGAACCTCATCCCCGGCAGCCGCAAGTCCGGCGCCTCCACCATCACGCAGCAGGTGGTGAAGAACATGCTCCTGTCTCCCGAGCGCAGCCTCTCGCGCAAGATTCGCGAGTGGATCCTCACCCCGCGCGTGGAGCAGACGCTCACCAAGGATCAGATCCTCGGCCTCTACATCAACCAGTCCTACTTCGGGCAGGGGCGCAGCGGCATCGAGGAGGCCGCGCTCTACTACTTCGGCAAGCACGCGGAGAACCTGAGCGTCGGCGAGGCCGCGGTGCTCGCGGGCACGGTGCAGTCGCCCAACCGCATCAACCCGGAGAAGAACATCGTCAAGGCCAAGCAGCGCCAGCGCTACGTGCTGGGGCAGATGATGGCGCAGGGCATCCTGCCCAAGGAGAAGGTGGAGCCGGAGCTGGAGAAGCCCATCGTGCTCGCCCCGCGGCCGCCCCCCGAGGTGGGCCCCTACTACGCCGAGGACATCCGCCGCACGCTCGTGGCCCGCTACGGTGAGGAGGCCGTGCTCACCGGCGGCCTGCGCGTGGACATCGCCATGCAGCCCAAGCTGCAGGCCATCGCCGACCTGGCGGTGCGCAACGGGCTGGAGGCGGTGGACCGGCGCCAGGGCTACCGGGGCGCCCTGGGCACGTTGGATCCCACGCGCTTCGCGCGCCTCGAGCCCCTCATCACCCGGCACATCGAGGAGGCGGGACGCCGTCAGAAGGAGGGCGCCTACGTGGCCGACCTCTCCACCCTGGTGCAATCCGGCGAGCAGCAGCCCGTGAAGCCGGCCGAGGAGCCGGTGGTGACCACCGTCGCCGAGGAGGAGGAGGAGGCCACGCTGTCCCCCGACGAGAAGCTCGCGCTGGACGTGCAGCTGCAGCCCCTCAAGGAGGGCCTGCGCGTGGCCGGATACGTCACCCAGGTGGATGACGCCGGCAAGAAGGCCCGCGTGAGCCTGGTGGGCCGCACCGCGGAGATTCCCTTCTCCACCGTCACCTGGGCGCGCCAGAAGGGCAAGGGCGCCCCCTCGAAGATGTCGGACGTGATGAAGGTGGGAGACATCGTCCTGGTACGCGTGCTGCGCGTGACGCCTGCCCCCGCGGTGCTGGAGGCCGCGCTGGATCAGGTGCCGCTGGCCCAGGGCGGCCTCGTCGTCATCGACCCGCGCAACCGCAACGTGGTGGCGCTGGTGGGCGGCTATGACTTCAAGCTCTCGCCCTTCAACCGCGCCACCCAGGCCCGGCGCCAGCCCGGCTCGTCCTTCAAGCCCTTCCTCTATGGCGCCGCGCTCGGCAGCGGGCGCTACACCCCCATCAGCACGGTGAACGACGCCCCCGAGGCCATCCGCGATCCGTACACCGGCAAGACGTGGAAGCCGCAGAACTACGACCGGACCTTCGAGGGCCCCATGACGCTGCGCGAGGCCCTCACCAAGTCCAAGAACACCGTCTCCGTGCGCCTCATCGAGGCGATTACACCCGCGGCCGCCATCGACTTCGCCCGCCGCGCGGGCATCCGCTCGCCGCTCCCGGAGAACCTCACCCTGGCCCTGGGCACCGGCGAGGTCTCCATCCTGGAGGCCGCCAACGCCTACGCGACGATCCAGGCCAACGGCCGCTACGCCGAGCCCCTCATGCTGCTGAAGGTGACGAACGCGCAGGGCAAGGTGCTGGAGGAGCACCAGCCGGCCTTCGAGGAGACGCTGCCCCCGGCGGTGGCCTACCTCACCACGTCGCTGATGCGCAGCGTGGTGGAGGAGGGCACGGCCCGCGCGGTGACGGAGCTCAACCGGCCCGCCGCCGGCAAGACGGGCACCGCCAGCGAGAACCGCGACGCCTGGTTCTCCGGCTTCACCGCGGACTGGGTCGCCAGC
This is a stretch of genomic DNA from Archangium violaceum. It encodes these proteins:
- a CDS encoding penicillin-binding protein 1A, whose protein sequence is MNPAREMSSQPESPSPSSSPVPPSPPARPGLGARLWRWTKRLLVLGAVGLVLLALVLVGAYLYFSRDLPSPEALRTYALPQVTKVRCADGSVCAEFFMPQGRRTVVDIKKLPPHVRNAFLAAEDADFYKHEGLDFIGMFRAGVKNLIPGSRKSGASTITQQVVKNMLLSPERSLSRKIREWILTPRVEQTLTKDQILGLYINQSYFGQGRSGIEEAALYYFGKHAENLSVGEAAVLAGTVQSPNRINPEKNIVKAKQRQRYVLGQMMAQGILPKEKVEPELEKPIVLAPRPPPEVGPYYAEDIRRTLVARYGEEAVLTGGLRVDIAMQPKLQAIADLAVRNGLEAVDRRQGYRGALGTLDPTRFARLEPLITRHIEEAGRRQKEGAYVADLSTLVQSGEQQPVKPAEEPVVTTVAEEEEEATLSPDEKLALDVQLQPLKEGLRVAGYVTQVDDAGKKARVSLVGRTAEIPFSTVTWARQKGKGAPSKMSDVMKVGDIVLVRVLRVTPAPAVLEAALDQVPLAQGGLVVIDPRNRNVVALVGGYDFKLSPFNRATQARRQPGSSFKPFLYGAALGSGRYTPISTVNDAPEAIRDPYTGKTWKPQNYDRTFEGPMTLREALTKSKNTVSVRLIEAITPAAAIDFARRAGIRSPLPENLTLALGTGEVSILEAANAYATIQANGRYAEPLMLLKVTNAQGKVLEEHQPAFEETLPPAVAYLTTSLMRSVVEEGTARAVTELNRPAAGKTGTASENRDAWFSGFTADWVASAWVGFDDHSPLGSSETGGRAPLPIWLEFMRAAHQGLPSREFEVPPGVVQVRIDPASGLLAGNSVPGRLESFLDGTQPTAEAPPPGHVSPSDFFLQEGSRGGL
- a CDS encoding acyl-CoA dehydrogenase family protein, giving the protein MEELLRFLLTESPAPTPLGSVEDWWARHLSLSSRFPLPVDVAFAGGFAADRLGYAFASGYHSALRALFPQLSREHRYALCVTEAGGGHPAAMQTRLTGSGAGPLRLEGTKAFVTLGTAADVLLVVATEGQDEQGRNRLRLVRLDSRRPGVTLTELPPPPFVPEVPHAELVLHEVEVAPEDVLPGDGYARYVKPFRTVEDCHVFAAVLGWLLQVARRSGWADEVREELLALAVTMRGLAQSDPTSPAVHLALGGAIDLCRRRVEELGPLWERVDEPTLERWERDKLLLNIAGKVRAKRREAARQKLSTPE
- a CDS encoding tetratricopeptide repeat protein, whose amino-acid sequence is MKNLILSACFAALSLTACDASPFRRSQGLRPSSTPHLAATSLPSQQPREVVSRQELPLTIEDVPLPDEVPEVPVEDLAPAEPADSVALPHEQHLYPVDHLARARALREEGDLSGALTEARRAVHDAADDIEAAENALDALIRLARLTGQKQLAADAYAELSRLYPDGPEPLVEQARLLLELGDTEGALHSAEAAIELDPEYPETYQVLGRAHLSAGQLTEAIARFKQAVHLDPYHGYALNNLGLAYLHSGQDTLAAEALAQAAYLLPHVGYVHNNLGLAYERLGRYEEARMAFDTATRLSPRDLKARLNRDRLNHETGRATSPIPVPRPPV
- the xth gene encoding exodeoxyribonuclease III; the protein is MKIAAWNVNSVRARLDRLVDWLKSAQPDVVCLQELKCTEADFPMEAVREAGYHAAVHGQKTYNGVAILAKTEPTDVVRGLSDGVDDTHSRLIAATVNGVRVLSVYAPNGQEVDSEQYQYKLQWYGRLRRYLDTRHKPGEPLVLCGDWNVAPENIDVWDVALWEGQTLFTTKERNALKELCAFGLTDTFRKLHPDEQRFSWWDYRMLAFPKNKGLRIDHIFATEPMAKRLVAADVDREARKGKQPSDHAPVWAEFKD